The Strix uralensis isolate ZFMK-TIS-50842 chromosome 23, bStrUra1, whole genome shotgun sequence genome has a segment encoding these proteins:
- the LOC141953853 gene encoding F-box only protein 6-like encodes MTTICDLPEDVLVELLSLLPARDLLRSCRLVCAQWRDVVDLTTLWKRKCQRKGFYAQNLDRSISDWKIFYLLCNLKRNLIKNSCAEEDFQHWKLDNNDGDKWKIEDLPGPHGRGMPNPRVQKYFVTSYGPCFKSQLITLQKEGYWNQLMDEKRPEIVVKDWYAARFDCGCRYELTVRLLSEDYIVLDEFHPEPVVIEQWNDAAWREISHTFQNYPAGVRYIWFQHGGQDTQFWAGWYGVRVTNSSITIGPLTCV; translated from the exons ATGACAACCATCTGCGACCTGCCCGAGGATGTGCTGGTGGAGCTGCTCTCGCTGCTGCCCGCCCGGGACCTGCTGCGCAGCTGCCGCCTGGTCTGCGCCCAGTGGCGGGACGTGGTGGATCTCACCACCCTCTGGAAGCGCAAGTGCCAGCGCAAGGGCTTTTACGCTCAGAATTTGGACAGAAGCATCTCTGACTGGAAGATCTTCTATCTACTCTGCAACCTGAAGAGAAACTTAATCAAAAACTCCTGTGCTGAAg AAGACTTTCAGCACTGGAAACTTGATAATAATGATGGGGATAAATGGAAGATTGAGGATCTGCCTGGACCTCATGGAAGAGGCATGCCAAACCCCAGAGTACAAAAATACTTTGTCACTTCATATGG GCCATGCTTCAAGTCTCAACTCATTACCCTGCAGAAAGAAGGATACTGGAATCAGTTGATGGATGAGAAACGGCCTGAAATTGTAGTCAAGGACTG GTACGCTGCCAGATTTGACTGTGGCTGTCGCTATGAGCTTACGGTGAGGCTGCTTTCTGAAGACTACATTGTCCTTGACGAGTTCCACCCCGAGCCCGTGGTTATAGAGCAGTGGAACGATGCAGCCTGGAGAGAG ATTTCTCACACCTTCCAGAATTACCCCGCTGGAGTTCGTTACATCTGGTTTCAGCACGGGGGCCAAGACACCCAGTTCTGGGCAGGATGGTACGGGGTGCGAGTGACTAACAGCAGCATCACCATCGGGCCCCTGACGTGTGTATGA